AAGAATAGAGATCACATACATCAAAGtgctgacacacagtaggtgctgaaTGGATAGTGTTAATCATATTTGTCCTGACCCTGCTGCGAACCAGTTCCATGACCTTTGACAAATCACTTCACTTCTGTAAACTTGTTTCTTTGCCTTAAAATAAAGGACCATGTACCATGGCCAGCAAAGAGACGCTGTGATTCTCAAGTAGGATTGTTTAAGAGGATTCCTGGCCTAACTAATTGAAGATATGGGTCCCGGGGCACAGAGGAGGGCAGTGGACTGACcggcctccagcctgggctccccATCCCTGGCCAGGGACCCAGACTTGATTCCCAAGGACCACCAAAATGCATATGTGATATATTAATATGTGTTTacctattaatatttattgagaaaatgGAGTTCTCTCACAGCAGATCCATTCTTTCCTCTGTTAACTTcttggaaggggaaagggaagggttAGTCAACTATACATTGAAAGCCAAAGGGAATCCCACAAGTCACATTGAGAAGCTTCAATGCCAGTCAGTTTTTTCTGACCAGTTTATCTttaattcatattaaaaactcaaagGGAATGGTTAGAGCAGTGGGGGACAGCAGTTTTAATGCAGTATTTTCTGCTCTTGACAGCTAGCCCACATCTCAACACCCTCCTGCCCCTTTCTCATTCCTaccccttttctcttttccatttaaaatgtcaCTGTCTGCTCTTCAACCTGATGAAAGTTATGGGGAGGCAAGGAGAGTTAATGACTGTAGATTGCTTTAAATTGAAAACTCGTGTATATCAAGAGCCACCTTGACAGCTGAGTGCTTTCCTTAGAATAGCCTAAGTAATTAAGTTTAATATTTAAGCCAAGCATAAGGTCAGATGGAACCTATCCAGGTAGTATGTTCTGAAAACCCGAAGAAGCACAAAGTTGTCCGTGTATTCTTTTATGACATGGAGTAAAATTAGGTCTGAAGAAAGGGAAGCCAGTCTGAGAAAGACCTCATCTTCATCTGTCTTGCTACAAGaacaatttccaaatattttgcttcctttcttcctgtctttctttcccttttcttccctgtctttcttttccttcctttccttcattccttccctttctttctctctttctccctccttcccttccttccttccttttctttctcttcctttctcccatcCATCCATTAGCGAACATGTGTTGAATTCCCACGTACCATGTCCCATGCTGGGTGCAGCCAATGCAGAGATGAATACAGAGCTCACAGGCAGAGAGCTCATAGGAGCTCAAGAGAGACTTGTGAAAAATACCCAATTCCACACCGCCACAGGGGCAGCAATAGATGAAGATATAAGGTAAGCCGTGACACAAACAAGGCCATAATTCACACATGGAAGAGCTAGAAGGAATCAaagcaggcttcctggaggaggtaacCCCTGTAGCGGAAGAAGCCTCCAGGCAAAACCAGAGTAAAACACTGAGGCATGAAATTGTAAGCAATGCAATTTGGCCTTGCCCTTCAAAGACACTGCACCCAATCATACTGGATTGACAGAATTGTATGCCCTCTTAATAGGGCCCCTTCCTGAGGGATTCTAAAATTACAGGTGGCTGCTTTCTTTGGCCCGCTTGTTATCCAGTCACAGGTGAACCCACAAGTAAATTATAGGCCTTTACTTTTCCTGTGCTCGGGCTTGTAGCTTCCCTACTACCTCCTCAAAGGCAGGGACATCTTTTCTAGTCTTATATGGAAGGCAGTCTAGAATACAGAAGAATTTCAGCTCTGGAAGCAACATACCAGGATTTgactcccagctccaccactgtgTGTCTATGCAAGCTGTGCAACTTCCAAAACTTCAGATCTTCCTCCAAACCCGGGAATAATAATAGGGCCTGCCTGAAagtgtgaaatatatttaatgagatCGTTTATGGCGAACACCTGGCTTGACAAATGTTCTCCTTTCCTGATTATAGAACCATgcacacagaaaaaatatatatatttggtgaataaTAAGCATAGACAAGAAATTACAGTTGGTGCACCCACCCTCTTAGGCCCATCTTGGTCCCATCTCGAAAAAAAGCAGGAGCATCTTATCATTACAAGCATCTTCTAACTCCGAGATAAACACTCTTTTATGTATTGCTTACGTATGTTATAgaaccaaataattttttattgcaaaATGAGAAATGCATGATTCTGGAATTTTCTACTTTTCAAAGTGCTGGTTTAACTAACTTTTGTAGTGttgtgttctttctttcctctagctCAGTGTCTGAGTGGGAAAAAGTGAAGATGCTTTATACAAACCATTAGACTGCACTTAAAACAGATCTTTATGGAAACAATGGTAACTTGGTCTTTGCATGTAGTCAATTGTATTTCGAAGTTAGGCTCCTGTGTGAACAGGCCCAAGACCTACAATTCTCTAGTCTTGTTTTCCCCTCCCTCCATATCATCACAAGATTAGGGCTGCTTCTCTATTGCTTTCTGGCTACTATAAATAACACAAGTTTGGATTCTGAGAGAAGGAAAACTAATTTCAGCAAGTGTCTCCTTCACCCTTGCTAATGACCAAGTAAACAGACCTCTCGGAATAAGAGTCCCCTCTTTTATATGCCAGAGATACTTGGGCATAAATTACACCCAAGACCACATACTGTTAAGAGTTCTTGCTTTTCCCCTGGTTAAATTCAGCaaactcatgaatatttatgaaatgctATTTACTATGCAACTAAAAGGTATGAACGGTGCTCAAACTGATTAGGACTATTGTGAGAGACAgtcttccttccatttttttagACTTCCATGCACTAAAGTCTGTGGGGGATCACAGGAAATGGGACTCCTCACTCACCTCTATTCCCTGTGCAGAGAGGAGTTGCCTCCAGGCTCTGAGGATTCGGGCTTGAAGAAAGCAGAGAAAGCATGGAAATGTGTGAAGATTGCCATCTAGTGGCTATTGATGCGAGTTGTTACAAAATACTGCAAAAgccaccttttttctttctcacaaaAGGCAAAAACCAAGTCTAAAATTGTGAGAAATTGCCCTGACATTTCCTCCAGGGTATCTGAGGACAATTCCTCCCCATGCGGCTGTGGGAGTTGGTAGAATTTCAGGACGTGTTGGATGAGAAGGCAACATCATGAGAGAGCCCTGGAGCCTTTATAAAGATGCCCCTCTTCTCACACAATATAGGTGGCTTCCTGCAACATGAAAGCTTAGGGCTAGCTGGCCAGGGAAGCCAATGCACGCACATCTGGGGCCTCCTCTGAGCTCCTTCCCTCTGTCCTTCTATCCAATAAGACTTCAGCCTAGTGTTATGGGTTGGATTCTGTCCCCCAAAAAAGATATTGAGGTTCTGAGGTCCTAATTCTCAATACCTCAGAATGTGTTCtggtttggaaatagggtcattgcagacaTGTCTGGTTGAGCTGAGATGCAGTCATATTGCAGCAAGAGTGAACCCCGAATCCAGTATGACTGGCATCCTTGTAAGAAGCCATCTACCACACAAAGACAGACACTCAGGGAGAGCACCATGTGATGATGAAGGCAGAGAATGGATTTATGCATCTGCAAGTCAGGAAGGCCAAAGATGACCACAAACCAACAggagctaggaagaggcaagcaAGGGTTGCCCTACAGGTTTCAAAGGGAGCATGACCCTGCCAactccttgatttcagacttctagcctccagaactaagggacaataaatgtctgttgtttaagccatcctgTTTGTGCTGCTTCATTACAATAGCTCTTGCAAAATAATTAATACACTCCACATTTTACTTCTAGTGCCTCTTGCATCCCAGCTCAGGCTCTTCTAGACAAGCATTTGTAGATGTCATTGTTTCCTAGCTGCTCTCCCAGATACTGGTCTCTTGTCCTGTTCAATCTACCCACAATGCCAGATTAATCTCTCCAAAATATAATTGTGATTAAGTTGTTCTTTTGATAAAACTTGTGCTTTCCCTACTGGGTAGAAACTAAATGTCTTAGCCAAACATTCAAAACCCTGCTTCATCTGGTTCTGTCTAGCTCATCTTCTGCTACTTTGCTCAAGTACTTCAGCCATTATAAGCAACTtgctaatatctacacctgcACTCTTTCCCACTTCTGTGATTATGGTActtgttcccttttctccctcaGGATCAAATacttcttgaaaaaagaaaagagtcttCCTCTATTGTTCCCAGCAAGAAGTAATTTCTCAATTCTCTGAGTTCTTATAGTTCTTTTCCCTTACCTCTCTGATGACATGTTTTGTTGTTCATcttgtattattaattataattcttTAATGCCTCAATTCACTCACTGATCAGTAAGCTTTCTGAGCAAAGACCATCTCTGAATGTCCCAATGCTTTACATGTTAAAACATGATTGAATAAATGATGCCCTATAAAGAATAATTGAGTAAATGTTGTCTTTTCTTCAGTGTATGGGGAATGGTCAAACCATCTTATCACTTCGTCCAATACCATGCTCTCCCTTGACCTCCCTACTCCAGTATGCTCCATATGCTCTCCCCCTTGACCTCCCTACTCCAGTCACACTGGCATTCTTTCAGTTCCTCCTACTTGTTTTGTTCCTCCTGCCCTAGGGCCTCTTTGCACATGGAGTTTCTTCTACCTGGAACACTCATTCCTTCCCAGAACATCTAGTTAACTTCTGCTTCTTGAGATTGTAAATCAATCATCATTTCCCCAATAAAAATTTCCTGTTGTCCAAACTCTCCTGGTACCATGTACTTCTCATCTGTAACACTCAAGGCAGGTGCTCCTTTACATCTATGGACATGATAATTTGGTTAATGTCCATCTTCCCATCAAAACTGTAAGCTCCAGGAGAACAGGGACAACAAGAAAAGTATCCACTTTAGGTCAGTATTATATTCTTCTCACATAGTAGAttctcaataattatttgttgagaaaacaaataaatagttgAGTATATCTGTGTGCAGTCTATTTGAGTTTTTAAGCAAGCCTAAAGTAGGCAATAATTATAATCTCTACCATTCCTGTACCTACTATGTGATAGGCATTGAGCATCCTTCTTCTTATaatctatctcatttaatcctgaaaGTGATGTTATGAGTTAGTAATCATcatccttgttttacagatgagtgaAAAGATTCAGATAAGTAactctgcccaaggtcacaaagttgTTAAATAGCAAAACTTTGATTTAAAACCATACATGCCAAAATTCATTAAACACCATTTCAGTATTACAGAAGAAAACCAAACAGATGACAAACCTGATGCTCAGAAACAGTTTAAACTCGAGCTAGTGGTTCCACAGTCTAAACTGTGGCTAACGTCAGTACACTTAGATATTAAATATGGTGACTGGCAATGCTACAGAAAGGTGAGAGCTTCCAACCAAATGTCAAGGACCACCTGTATAGCTTCTAgaacagctgtgtgacctggtcTCCTGACTGGCTTGAAAAATGAAGCCTTATATGAACCTCAGGTCTCATTTCCATTTCCGTTGGTTTGATTTTCCAATGTCAGTTATTTTTACATGTGACCTACTCATATTTCTTTATCTAAAaacttttgagggaaaaaaatgacatgCTGAAATAGAGGTGCCATCAAGGCTCCTGGTTTCTTCCAAAACAGTTAGTCAACCCTTTTAATTTACTTGCTTCAGTGAATGTCCTACAGTCCACATCAATCCACAGTGATGAACAGAAAAGTAACAAATAGTGTTTTCCATGGAAATTACTAAGAATCATTTATagagaaaatcaaaacaatggtGTTGAGTCCCATAATAATGCTGAGTTACACAGTTTATGAAAGGTAGAACAATGGGAACTCAACTTCACATTGACTAAAACTCCAGATCTAGCATAATGTTACATCCTCTACAGCACAGAGTAGAATGGTTCTGCTTGTACACCTGAATTATTTCAGTGAAGCGGTACCGTCTTCCTAATACTGTCTGTGTAACCATTCAATATTCCTGTGACAAGATTTCACCTCTTacatagcatttctatatacactACCTCATCTGACTCTTACAATAACACATCAGTAGATGAAGCATGTGTAAGTATTAtcaccatttcacagatgaggatgTTGAGGCTGGTACAGCAATGGCTTCACTCAAAGGCTCACAGCTAATAAGGTAAAGAGCTGAGGCTGGAACCAACTATTTACCTCCTATGCTCTCTCCATTACCCTTTCCTACCTCCTAACCACACACTCACATAGGGAAATACAGCTAAGAGTTTTCACACTGGGAGCTCCTTTCTAAATGACTATCAAGGAATTACTCAGGAGAATGTAAGTGAGGAATCCATAAGAGTGCCTCATGGGCCAGTGATGTTGGTTACTGCGTTTCTCAAGTCTGCAATGGAAGGTCTGTAATCAGTCCTCAAAGAGTTTTGAACTGGAGGAGCCAACTTTTATGCTGGTATAGTGTGTGAGCAGCCTGTGGCATACCGTAACCAATACATGAGGAGTGTTGTTAAATGGCTATATGTACACTTAAGTGTCCAGGGCAGGCTGGTGTCCTTTAAGACTTCATCCCTACTAGCAGGGTAAgtaacaataaaattagaaataacagcAATAATGATAATGACTTATTATCTTGACTAACATTAGCTTTAATATTCACAAAactgtacaaaatatatattattagccccatttttcaTATGGGAAAACTAATGTcaagcaacttgtccaaggtcttACTGCTCCTAAGTGGACCGTTAAGATGTGATGTTGGGTTGTCCCATTTTAAATCCTTTCTACCTTATAATACCTAATTAATAATACCTAATAATACCTCTTTTTAACCTAATTAATTCAGTCAATTGGGATAATAATTCAACCATCAAAAATTTTAGCCTCCAaatctttccttttccattaaACTGTCTAGATCTGTGCTGTCCACTATGATGGCCACATGTAGTTACTGAGCACTGGGAATGTTATGAGCTCTAATTGACATGTGCTGTAAATATACAgtacaaaaaagtataaaacaactCATTCATAAATGataatattgattacatgttgaaacgGTAACactttggatatattgggttaatataaatatattattaaaattcacttttttgctttttaatgttactaaaaattttaaagtacatatATAATTAGACAGACTGCTATAGATTATTATTCCAAGATTCATCTACTTTATCCCCACATACTGATCTCACAGAGAATCAACCAGTATGAAAATGTTTTTGCTGTTGAATTATTCTCATGGCTCATGAGCCTATAACATAAGATATCAAAACACTACGTTCTATAGTATATGTCagactgtctttattttttaccaTAATCCAAGCAAGAAAATATGTCATATTGCAAACCCAGAATGACCTGGTATTCCTTtatcatatatatactatatttagtTTTACAACTTTATGAAGTAAACTTTTTACAACTTTATAAACAACTTTATGAAGTAATAGTACTTCCCCTTACTGATGATACTTTCTCTTCAATTATCTGCTGTTCTATTTTTTTGATGTTGCTTGTAACTCACTAAACCAACTTCATCACTCGCTAATGTGTTGTAACCCACAGTTTGTAAACACAAGAGTGTCTGCAAGTGAGATACCAATTCTATCTACACAGAGGTGAAGGGATATTTTAGCAAATAATAAGATGGACCTGGCACTAATGAATGAGCTAGTGGAGGCCTGTAACTATAGCAGGATCTGTGGCCTATTCAGTTGGCAAAACTGAAGGGAGTTCAAAATGCTTCCTCTCTCCTATAGAGTCAGCACTAATGGACCTGTCTAATGTCCATCTGTTGTTCTGTCTGCTCAGCATTACCCTGTTCTTATAAGGAAGAGCATGTGCTTCTTTTGGTACCTGCTCTTCCTACCCAGCCCCCACTTCCCCCCGACCAGCTCCATCCATGAGGTTCAAATGGAAGCTCCCATATGTTATAAGCCATGTCTGATGGCTCATAGGTGGGAACCCAACCCAAGTGAGAACAATCAGAGCCTGTTCCTGGGATTTGTGGGCATCTAACTAGAACAGGGAAAAGTCCGTCTTTTCTGATGATAaaatccccaaagtcttaaccTGGAATCTGTCAGTGGTTGTGTCCTCCGCAATGTGGAAGAATTGCTTTACCATAGGAGAGAGTgaaggaaagagaagcagaggtgaaaggcacagagaggtcaatgGGCCCAACTCCTTGCAGGGCCAGCTTCATGGGCATGTGGCCCATGCAGTCTCATAAGGTCCCGTACTTGGTTTAATGTTCTGCTGTGGCCATCTTGAAGCTCTCAATCATTTTCAAACAAAGGACACTGCAAATTACATAACTGGTCCTGAGGCGTTGGTTCCAATATTTCCTTAAACCCAGTGGGATCCTCACCCTTCCTAAGACTGAATCATTCAGCTCTTCTTTAGATTATGTGAGATTCTTCCAACAAATTATCTTTCATGCTAAGCTTCTTAGAGGTAGATTCTTTTACTTGCAGCCAAGAAACTGGACTACACTGTGGTCAAAGACACAAGATGAGAGAAATAACACAATTCTAGAGGCTCCCAGCCCCAGTGCATGCCCAAAAGATAGAGTTCTGTCCTTGCCCCTGAGGTTTCTGATTTTTTCAGAACTGCACCTTCAGGGCCTGGATATTTCCCCCAGAGAGTCCAGAAAGGTCTTTGTGCTTTAGAAAGAACACAGGCCATAGTGGTTGGTATCATTTAGAGACCAACACTGATTTTAGGCATCTTGTAATATAATTTAAGGTGGTATCCTTAATATTGCAAATTCAATAGGCTTATATGCAAACTGTACCATGCTCATTTCTCTGAATAACTGAAAAGCaagcaaataagtaaaacaaaaaaacattccAATATAACAGTCTAATTGGGAAAGGGGGTTTCATTTGTGTAATGCCCATAATCAGCTTTAAAACATATCCATGGATTATCATTTGTTTATAGAGGAAAGTAAAATAGCCAGACTTAATGATAAGGTGATCAGTGGCTTAGTTTTGCTAATTCCAGCATGGTTATCTTTAGACTGATATTTTGGCTGAACTATAGAACACAGAACTTGCCAACATTTTTTAAAGCGAAGGAGTGTTTGCGTCTTTCAGTTTGATGTAGTGGCCTGAGGTTCCCCCAAGTCCCTTTGAACTGTTTGCTCTTGAACCACATTTGTTTCTTATGCATTTGGAGTAATTGATGCGCTCcaaaaggaagaaggaataaGAGGGAGCATGTGAGATTAGTCTTCAACAGAAAGAACAAATCTAGttgaaacaaaaggagaaaagcGAGATCATCCAGAGGCGACTGTCACTCTCAACACACACAAAAGGCTTCTTTGGGCACATTGCAGACGTTCCCCCAAGGTATTCTGCAGAATAGCCGCCAGGCACCAACAACAAAGATGTGACTCGGGCATGAGATGATGGATAAGAGGGAACAGAGTAACAGAGGTTGTGTTCTTGAGACCTGTGTCATCTTGAAAAACGCCCTGAATTCAGCATTGTTTATATTCCTCGGGAATATGTTAGTGCCTGTAGGTGATTCATGTAAGAAATTCTGCGCGGTATCTGCCTGGTCTCTTACAAACACTCTGAATCCTACGTCCTGAAAAAGGTACAGAAGGATGTCAATCCCGGCTTCCCCTCCCAGGGAATCGTGGAAAACATACTATATCAATGCCTTGATGTGTCACCTTGTTTCATCCTTACACTAGGTCTGTAAAGCAAGTATACAGTGTCCTTGGTTGCAGTTCAGTCATTCGGCgtatatttattaagcacatatTGCCTGTGAAGCACTGTGCTTCTGGGATACTGCAGCGAATAACACAGGTGCGATCCCTTCTCCTTTGGGGTTTActttctcagagaaaaaaaaaaaaaaggaaataagtagATAAAATAATTGCCAGGGAAATTGGGGTTATCATGGAAAGGTACAAGGAGtttgagagaaggaaaaagagaaggggcAGCCCAGctttccacctctgcctctcccGGGCACCCCCAGGCTCCATTCTCTCCTCCCTATACCCCTGCCCAGACAGCACCCACCTCCCCTTCCGCCCccttttccctccttctttccctcctctctccgCTCCCTCTCTGACCTGCCGCCCCTCCCTCCGCTCCCCTGCCCTTTTGCTCGACCAGGGCCCCCGGGAGccctctacccccaccccatGGCCCAACCGTCCGGGCACGAGCCCCGCCCGAGCTCACCGCCCCTGCTCCCCTCTCCGACCCTGTGAGCCGTGGCCGTTGCCAGATGTCCACAATGGGAAACGAGGCCAGTTACCCGGCGGAGATGTGCTCCCACTTTGACAATGATGAAATTAAAAGGCTGGGCAGGAGGTTTAAGAAGTTGGACTTGGACAAATCAGGGTCTCTGAGCGTGGAGGAGTTCATGTCCCTGCCGGAGCTGCGCCACAACCCGTTGGTGCGGCGAGTGATCGACGTCTTCGACACCGACGGTGATGGAGAAGTGGACTTCAAGGAATTCATCCTGGGGACCTCCCAGTTCAGCGTCAAGGGCAACGAGGAGCAGAAGTTGAGGTTTGCGTTCAGCATTTACGACATGGATAAAGATGGCTACATTTCCAACGGGGAGCTCTTCCAGGTGCTGAAGATGATGGTGGGCAACAACCTGACGGACTGGCAGCTCCAGCAGCTGGTCGACAAAACCATCATCATCCTGGACAAGGATGGCGATGGGAAGATATCCTTTGAGGAATTCAGTGCTGTGGTCAGAGACCTGGAGATCCACAAGAAGCTGGTCCTCATCGTGTGAGCCTTTTTCTTACAAGCACCACCCAACAACTTctgctttcttccctctctttcaaGATTTGCTCAAGACGTTCAACTGTCTCTCTGACTTATCTGGAAGTATTTCTTTTTGTGAAGCCATATGTCCTAACAGGAGCTTCATCACCAACTCAGTGCTATTAATTCTCCTTCTCTGAATGACTCAGGGTACCCTATAGGGGGAAGAGCAAGTCAAATGAGCATagtggggaaagaaaaggaaatggcttttataaacatcttttactttgttttgattcaaagACCAAACTAGAACTTTCAaagttcaaaaataagaaaatatacatttttgctGTTATTTCTCATCATTTTGTATATGGGAGGAAATTTATAATTTGAATGGGTGTTAGGTGAactgttttcatttgcttgtgtTCAGATATCTTGCCAGATTGTTAACTTCCTATTGTAGCAACAGGGACAAATATATTTGTCTTTGCTGGGCATCTCGTAATCACTTTTCTTAGGGGACAGAATCCCATCTTTTCCTTCGGCAGATTGCAGCCCCATTCCCCACAATGCATCCAGAAATCGCTGTGCATGTTTGAGGGGTAGGAGTTCATTTGGCCTCCTCCTGACTTGTTGCTCCAGCTCCTGAACAGAAACTAGCTTCAGGGCTCTTATAGGAAATGCTAAGCCTGGACTAAGTGCCCAGCTCAGCCATCATCCTCATTAGCAGTGGGTTTCCAGGGTTGGCAGCCCACACCAGCATTAATTTCAATGAAGGGGACCTCCAGCTAAATAGGGCAAGGAAAGTGTTCTCCCAGAAAGTGCTCTCACCTCCGACACTGGTCCCTACCCCCAGGTGGAGAGAATGGGACATTTAGTTAGTTGTCCTACGGAGGAGAGGCAGTAGAGTCAGGCTGCAGTGGAATCTCCCTAGGATGCCAAAGTGGCATTATGTCTGTTGCTCACAGATGCAGAGACTGACAATTGTGTCTCCGCAGCAGAGGTGGATGCTAGCTACACCAGCTATGCTGATTTTGAAAATCAGATCTGAGGCCTAGCAGAGAAACTGAGAGCTCTCTCATTCCAGGAAGCCTTTTCCCTAGTGGAACATTCAGTGCAGAAGTCCTCACACACTAATAGATCTCCACCATTGGGTGAGCTGGAGCCTGTGGTTCCAGGGGAGATCCAGAATGCATGTGTCTCTTCCCACTCATTTATGTCATGTTGGTAGCTTTAGATCAGCCATGGtgagaaaagaacaaaagcttttagttgtttttgttttgttttggagaattTGTTTACCAGTAAATACATCACTGCCTGTACCCCAAATGTTACCAGCTCCCTGAGGTGTCCCACATACTATTGTGAGTTCTCAGAGCATGAACTGTCCTCAGAAGAGCAGGGCTAGGACTTGTCCCAGCATCTGTGCCTCCATACCAATCCTCTTTCTCACAGAGAACCACTTCCCATATAAGATGCTTAAGGCTCTCAAAACAGCAGAACAATGAAACATACTCTCCCTACACTTGCTTAGCCAAGAGATACCACTCAGGTAACTTTTTTCAGGACATGGAAGATCTGTTTCAAGGAGATTTACTGCTATTTTATTTGGAAGAAGCTGGCAACTGGTCTtgaccaaaatagaaaaaaaaaaaaaaagtccacaaatTTAATCACTTGTAGGGAACCCATCTATCAAGGTACCCTACCATATACTTTTGTATTTAATAGATTACTTAGAAACCACAAAAATAGGAATCCTTACCCCTTCAATTCCTGTTCAACCCTAAAAACTGTGATAAATGCTCCCAACCCTGTGGTGATCAGGGTTATGTAATGTTCAAAGATTCAGACACACCTGGGTTTGGATTCAGTTGCAACTGGGTTGTTATCACACTCACTTCTTTTTAGCTGTGTGAGCATGAATAatttacttagcctctctgtgtcTTTCCATCTAATTAAAAAGAGGATCCACCCCAGGGTTATTTTGAGGATTCAAAAAGGTATGCAACACACCTGGAGCACAATTCCACTTTCATTCAActaattcccttcccttcccccttcttcccCTTCTACAAGATCAATATGTAAAGGAGACATGAGGCTTACTGGTTGCTTTTGAACACTTACTTAGTTCTTAGCTACACCCACTCTAAAATTAACTGGACATTAGTGTACAGCCCATGTCCAAGCCCAGAGAGAAAACAATGGGAACAATTTCAAGGTCCTCACCCCTCCTTCATTTGCAG
This portion of the Pan troglodytes isolate AG18354 chromosome 11, NHGRI_mPanTro3-v2.0_pri, whole genome shotgun sequence genome encodes:
- the PPP3R2 gene encoding calcineurin subunit B type 2, whose product is MSTMGNEASYPAEMCSHFDNDEIKRLGRRFKKLDLDKSGSLSVEEFMSLPELRHNPLVRRVIDVFDTDGDGEVDFKEFILGTSQFSVKGNEEQKLRFAFSIYDMDKDGYISNGELFQVLKMMVGNNLTDWQLQQLVDKTIIILDKDGDGKISFEEFSAVVRDLEIHKKLVLIV